The following DNA comes from Xylanibacillus composti.
AACTATCTTCATTAATAAACCGCTACATAAAAGGAAACCCCGTAAGGCCAGGTGGCCAATCAAAGGTTTCAAGCACGAGGTGTAACCCATTATCCCAAAAATACATATCCAACGATACACGGTCACTTTCCCTATTTGCCTTATAGTTCGAGCACTTGAGTATAAAGAATCCATACAAAGCTCAAACAATTCCTTATCATCCATACGCGCTTCCATGTCATGTTATCGGTATGTGGTCAGCCATACCGATCAACCAGATCGATATTATTAAAAGATCGCGTAATTTGTAAAAAAAGGCCGCTTCTAGCTAACTCTACTAAAGTCGGCTGAAAAAGAATCCTGAAAATAAAAAGACCTTAATGATATAATTGGATAATAGTTGTTATTTGCAGTCGATCATCTAGATGACTAATGGAGTGAAGTGCGTTGTATGTTTTGCGTAGTATTCTGAAATTATCCAGGCCTTATTGGCCGATCATGTCGGTATTTTTCCTCTGTTTGCTGGTGGAAAGTGCATATAGCGCGCTTACTCCAATGAGCTTCAAGTATTTAATTGATGATGCTTTCTATCCTAAAGATATACGCATGTTTGGATTCATTCTCATCGTGCTTCTAATTGGCGGCTTGCTGGCTCTTGGGGCGGGATTGTTCGGGGAACACTTGATGGCCCTTGTGAATGAAAAAGCGATATTTCAATTGCGCAAGCGATTATTCGATAAGATGCTTCATATGCCAATCCCCTTCTATCAAGCTTATGACCACGGAACGCTTATGAGCCGCTTAACCGCTGATGTGTTAACCGTAGACCGCGTGATGACCGGCGTGGTACCGAGTGTTTTTAAGGGTCTATTTGGCCTGATGGTTGGGTTGTTCCTCTTGTTTCAATTGGAATGGAAGCTGGCTTCGATGATGGTTGTCGGCTTTGCGCTGCTGTTCTTCAGTCCAAAGCTCATGACGAAGAAGGCTGAACAAAGCACCATCGCCTTTCGCAAGGAGCAAGATGCTTACATGGGAACAGTCGATGAACTGCTTAGAGGACACCGTGTCATCAAGGGGTTGAATTTACAGAACAGTATGGCGGAAAGCGTCAAGATACGCTTGCAGGGCATGTTCGACAAAGGATTTCGCTTAACGTATCATTACGCACTGCTGGACCGTATCCCGATCATGGCCTTTATGCTGCTGAATGTAGGCGTGATTATTACCGGCGGTTTTCTGATTTTTCGCGACGATTTGCAGGTTGGCGAATTTATTGCGTTTTATACAATCTTCTTGAATGTTGGCAATGCCGTTTCGTCCCTCTCGCAATTGTTTCCTGCTCTCATGGAGGCAGAAGTTAGCTTCCGCAGACTGGATGACATTCTGGATTACACGGGTCCAGACGAAGATCATGCACAGAAGCGAATACCGCTGACAACGCTCAAGCAAGACATCCGGTTCGATCATGTGACGTTCAGTTACAATTCGGATGTGAAGGCGCTGGATGATGTATCGTTCCACATTCCTGCGGGCAAGCTGACTGCATTTGTTGGTCCGAGCGGTTCAGGCAAAAGCACAGCGCTGCAGCTGCTGATCCGATTCTATCATCCGCAGAAAGGAGCTGTTCGGATCGGGGAGACGGACCTTCGCCATATAGATGAGGCGCAATTTCGCCAGCAGACCGGTATCGTGTTCCAGGATTCCTTCCTGTTCAACACGACGATCGCGGACAACATCCGCATGCCGAATCCGGATGCAAGCGACAGCCAGGTGCGTGAGGCGGCGAAATCTGCGCAAATCCATGATTTTATCATGGCCTTGCCCGAACAATATGCCACTCAGATCCAAGACTACGGCGCGAATCTGTCGGGCGGCCAGCGTCAGCGAATGGCAATCGCTCGCGCATTCATGCGAAATCCGGAATTGCTAGTTCTCGATGAAGTCACTTCGGCCTTGGACCCCTCTACAGAAGCAGAAATCAATACTTTAATAGAAGGCTTCAGAGGAGCCGGCACGATCGTCACCGTGACCCACCGCCTGGCCTCTGTTAAGAACGCTGACCAAATCATCGTATTCCATAAAGGACGCGTCGCGGAGGTCGGCACGCATGACAGCTTAATTGCACAAGGCGGCATCTATCAAGAAATGTGGGACAAGCAGCAGGGCTTCCATCTGACAGCAGACGGATTTCACGCGAAGGTTACAGGGGAACGATTGGCCAAGCTTTCCTTTTTCCAAGGGATTCCCTCTGAACAGCTGGACTCCATCTCGGAATTGTTCGTTGCGGAGAAATATGAGGCGGCGCAAACGGTCATTCGGCAGCATGACCCCGGAGATAAGTTTTATATTATCGTTCGCGGCCAAGTGTCTGTTGTCATTGATGAAACCCGGGTCGCTGTACTGGAAGACGGCGATCATTTCGGCGAAATTGCCTTGCTTCGCAATGTCCCGCGCACGGCGGATGTGATTACGCAGACCCCCACATTGCTGCTGTCCCTTCGCAGCGATCAACTGCATGGACTGTCACAGCAATTCCCGGTCATTCGCCGCGTACTGGAACAATCCTTGAAGGATCGATTTTCAGGAAAATAAGACTTTCCGATCTAACCGTTTCGATTCCAATCCAAGAGAGAGGCTAGCACATCATCATGAAACATACTGTTTTTAGAGGATTTCGGATTATTGGCATCGCCGCTATAGGGAGCATCCTTACACTCGCAATCTTAATGGCATTTCAATTATTGACGTTTCAATCACCATTTTATAAAGCCTATCAATCATTCAACTGGGTGTATAGCCACTACTTGACGCCTATACCTGAAGAACAGCTGGTAGATGGAGCGATTCAAGGCATGCTTGCGACACTGCAGGATCCTTATTCCACTTACATCCGTGCGAATGCGGATGAAGCAGCGGATCATCGCGAGACCGCTCTCGGTGAAATCGAGGGCATCGGGGCTGACATACGAGCAGAGGGCGGTCATATTGTTGTCATTTCCCCAGTGGAGGGATCTCCCGCTGCGAAGGCTGGCTTGCTGCCTAATGATATCCTGCTTGCGGCAGACGACTACCGTTTAGAAGGCTTAAGTGTTGAGGAAGCGGCGAAATATATCCGCGGACCGAAAGGTTCTGAACTAAGCCTGCAGGTACGACGGAATGGGCTGCAGCATGATTTTACGTTGACGATGATCCGGGATACGATCCCCACCGAAACCGTCACGGTTAAGACTTTGCCTAACAACATTGCCGTTATACGAATCAGCGAGTTTGCCGGAACGACTGGGCAACAATTTGACGAAGTGATGGCAAACTTACGGACAGAGGAGATCAGTGGACTCATCCTGGATTTAAGAATGAATCCCGGCGGCTTGTTCCATGAAGGGATCGCCGTATCCTCCCATTTTGTGCCGGAGG
Coding sequences within:
- a CDS encoding S41 family peptidase, encoding MKHTVFRGFRIIGIAAIGSILTLAILMAFQLLTFQSPFYKAYQSFNWVYSHYLTPIPEEQLVDGAIQGMLATLQDPYSTYIRANADEAADHRETALGEIEGIGADIRAEGGHIVVISPVEGSPAAKAGLLPNDILLAADDYRLEGLSVEEAAKYIRGPKGSELSLQVRRNGLQHDFTLTMIRDTIPTETVTVKTLPNNIAVIRISEFAGTTGQQFDEVMANLRTEEISGLILDLRMNPGGLFHEGIAVSSHFVPEGELIALQANREGEMERFVSNRPSTVDIPAAVLVDEGTASTAEVVAGALRESAGLPLIGSQTFGKGVGQTAHFFPDGSMMKYTDVEMLNPKGTHFHHIGLTPDIEVTLPDYATLPHLQLTETYGNGDQGQEIRILQQYLEALGYEPGRTDGVFDAVTADAVAKFQEDQAIEVNGLLDADTVLAMSDQLKRQIQENDTQLDKAIDVILNTLR
- a CDS encoding ABC transporter transmembrane domain-containing protein; protein product: MSVFFLCLLVESAYSALTPMSFKYLIDDAFYPKDIRMFGFILIVLLIGGLLALGAGLFGEHLMALVNEKAIFQLRKRLFDKMLHMPIPFYQAYDHGTLMSRLTADVLTVDRVMTGVVPSVFKGLFGLMVGLFLLFQLEWKLASMMVVGFALLFFSPKLMTKKAEQSTIAFRKEQDAYMGTVDELLRGHRVIKGLNLQNSMAESVKIRLQGMFDKGFRLTYHYALLDRIPIMAFMLLNVGVIITGGFLIFRDDLQVGEFIAFYTIFLNVGNAVSSLSQLFPALMEAEVSFRRLDDILDYTGPDEDHAQKRIPLTTLKQDIRFDHVTFSYNSDVKALDDVSFHIPAGKLTAFVGPSGSGKSTALQLLIRFYHPQKGAVRIGETDLRHIDEAQFRQQTGIVFQDSFLFNTTIADNIRMPNPDASDSQVREAAKSAQIHDFIMALPEQYATQIQDYGANLSGGQRQRMAIARAFMRNPELLVLDEVTSALDPSTEAEINTLIEGFRGAGTIVTVTHRLASVKNADQIIVFHKGRVAEVGTHDSLIAQGGIYQEMWDKQQGFHLTADGFHAKVTGERLAKLSFFQGIPSEQLDSISELFVAEKYEAAQTVIRQHDPGDKFYIIVRGQVSVVIDETRVAVLEDGDHFGEIALLRNVPRTADVITQTPTLLLSLRSDQLHGLSQQFPVIRRVLEQSLKDRFSGK